Proteins co-encoded in one Brassica rapa cultivar Chiifu-401-42 chromosome A02, CAAS_Brap_v3.01, whole genome shotgun sequence genomic window:
- the LOC103854702 gene encoding probable WRKY transcription factor 50 → MNDEETNLARSFSDDTHSGFGLPDLYLSDEWMDDDLVSAVSGMNHSYGYQTNVDAVFFSGSSSSFIQPTSPSTKASVAPASAETQVKKEKKKVKERVAFKTRSDVEVLDDGFKWRKYGKKMVKNSPHPRNYYKCAADACPVKKRVERDKDDPSFVITTYEGSHNHSSM, encoded by the exons ATGAATGATGAAGAGACAAACTTGGCGAGGAGTTTCAGCGATGATACTCACTCAGGGTTCGGACTTCCGGATCTATACTTGTCAGATGAATGGATGGACGATGATCTTGTCTCTGCTGTTTCCGGGATGAATCATTCTTATGGTTATCAGACCAATGTTGATGCTGTTTTCTTCTCCGGTTCCTCTAGCAGTTTCATTCAGCCCACATCTCCAAGTACTAAAGCTTCTGTTGCCCCTGCTTCTGCCG AAACTCaagtaaagaaagaaaagaagaaagttAAAGAGAGAGTTGCATTCAAGACAAGGTCTGACGTTGAAGTGCTTGACGATGGGTTCAAGTGGAGAAAGTATGggaagaagatggtgaagaaCAGCCCACATCCCAG AAACTACTACAAATGTGCAGCTGATGCCTGTCCAGTCAAGAAAAGGGTTGAAAGAGATAAAGATGATCCAAGCTTTGTTATAACAACTTATGAGGGCTCCCACAATCACTCAAGCATGTAA
- the LOC103854703 gene encoding probable 28S rRNA (cytosine-C(5))-methyltransferase codes for MARHKSNAPPKLTQQPRKPQQSSGAERSALYARREAAKVLHTVLRGDAERRAVASIKSLVFSPSVRNKRGTFALVCETLKYLDVIKDVLEIANVLNSKWKRQEPLVYIICYDILFGKETPSIGDAEKFLMRRKDALLSGLATLLVRKKVKSVEELLDLSQLNGHIKQRYVRVNTLKMDVDSAVKELEKLYKVQKDETVPDLLVMPPGSDLHAHPLVMNGRIFLQGKGSSMVAAALQPEAGWEVIDACSAPGNKTVHLASLMKGQGKIIACELNEERVKRLEQTIKLSGATNIEVFHGDFLSLNPTDPSFAKVRAILLDPSCSGSGTITDRLDHLLPSHSADNTNYDSIRLHKLAVFQKKALAHALSFPQVERVVYSTCSIHQIENEDVVSSLLPLASSLGFKLATPFPQWQRRGLPVFAGSEHLLRMDPVEDKEGFFIALFTKTNNLDNPKASELPEGECRGRRKRFYPFLWPKVFFRAWNGRLHGSRR; via the exons ATGGCGCGTCACAAATCAAACGCGCCGCCGAAACTCACACAACAGCCGCGGAAGCCACAACAATCCTCCGGCGCCGAGAGATCAGCTTTATACGCCAGAAGAGAAGCGGCCAAAGTCCTCCACACCGTTCTCCGAGGCGACGCGGAGCGCCGAGCCGTCGCGTCGATAAAGTCACTCGTCTTCAGCCCTTCCGTACGCAACAAACGCGGCACCTTCGCTCTCGTCTGCGAGACGCTAAAGT ATCTTGATGTGATAAAGGATGTTCTTGAAATCGCTAACGTGTTGAATAGCAAATGGAAG agGCAAGAGCCATTGGTCTACATCATTTGCTATGATATCCTTTTCGGCAAG GAGACTCCATCGATTGGTGATGCTGAGAAGTTTCTCATGCGGCGTAAAGATGCTCTACTGTCAGGTTTAGCCACGCTTTTAGTGAGGAAGAAAGTTAAAAGCGTTGAAGAGTTGCTGGATCTTTCTCAGCTTAATG GTCATATAAAGCAACGTTATGTTCGTGTAAATACACTTAAGATGGATGTAGATTCAGCAGTGAAGGAGCTGGAGAAACTGTATAAG GTGCAGAAGGATGAGACAGTTCCTGACTTGTTGGTGATGCCACCTGGCAGCGATTTGCATGCTCATCCTTTGGTTATGAACGGGCGTATATTTTTGCAG GGAAAGGGAAGTTCAATGGTAGCAGCAGCACTGCAGCCAGAAGCAGGATGGGAG GTTATTGATGCCTGTTCAGCTCCAGGCAACAAAACTGTTCATCTTGCTTCTCTTATGAAAGGACAAGGAAAAATCATAGCATGTGAGCTAAATGAAGAACGAGTAAAGCGTTTGGAACAGACTATTAAGCTGTCTGGTGCTACCA ATATTGAAGTCTTTCATGGTGATTTTCTGAGTCTAAATCCGACAGATCCTTCTTTTGCAAAG GTTCGAGCTATATTGTTGGATCCTTCTTGCTCTGGCTCTGGAACCATTACAGATCGTCTGGACCATCTCCTTCCTTCTCACTCAGCAG ATAACACGAACTATGACTCCATAAGACTCCACAAACTCGCTGTTTTCCAGAAGAAGGCTCTTGCTCATGCACTCTCCT TTCCACAGGTTGAGAGAGTAGTATACAGCACATGCTCAATCCACCAGATAGAAAACGAAGATGTGGTCTCTTCTCTATTACCTCTGGCTTCATCCTTAGGCTTCAAACTCGCTACCCCTTTTCCTCAGTGGCAGCGTCGCGGTCTCCCTGTATTCGCGGGAT CTGAGCATTTACTCAGGATGGATCCGGTGGAGGACAAAGAAGGGTTCTTCATCGCTTTGTTCACCAAGACAAACAACCTTGATAATCCAAAAGCGTCTGAGCTTCCAGAAGGAGAGTGTAGAGGAAGACGCAAAAGGTTTTATCCATTTCTTTGGCCCAAAGTGTTCTTCAGAGCTTGGAATGGGAGGTTGCACGGGTCCAGGAGGTGA